The Primulina tabacum isolate GXHZ01 chromosome 7, ASM2559414v2, whole genome shotgun sequence genome includes a window with the following:
- the LOC142551434 gene encoding uncharacterized protein LOC142551434, producing MAFLSCICASWRNKKDKSKGDNGSSTPIGNGKNSETLPVKLEHPQKSPETFELRSTSFNHDSPLAADRGEVHYEGGDEQEDSLQMKRDNIDFDLVSYVVKSNEEMIGVDFDDTCDKMQNNDIEEDFEAIGRGHVSDPGTGKAEFLASPKLKRSCSDLVMSKTYQELAEHLNLAKSKSYEDMQRLTERFGEGIFEGDTTSPVTVMTQRSADKVILKKHSSSQILPSRSRRLWWKLFLWSHRNLHRSSSAKPQPSYIKDVTNLQGGYSSDTIEPKRGMQSSKFGLPCSPSNEVIDKGEREVNDQTWDGLYGVSGMWPQNQWVAFPTESSSPLARVDEWVKEISVLLPYQIENDNYNGDDVEFPPSPDNGRPPISIPEDIKHAKIVIQSLNASSTVAHMTGIVLKIIPPISHFSALRSLNLSGNLIAHITPGSLPKGLHVLNLSRNKINTIEGLRELTRLRVIDLSYNRISRIGQGLSNCTLVKELYLAGNKISYVEGLHRLLKLTVLDLSFNKITTTKALGQLVANYSSLIALNLLGNLVHSNIGDEQLRKTVRSILPKLAFLNKQPINPQKAREIGADAIAKVVGDSRRNKRRKATRRASQGTSPGTGSRRRSSATAAQTSRLRSGIRL from the exons ATGGCGTTTCTTAGCTGCATATGTGCTTCATGGAGGAATAAGAAAGATAAGAGTAAA GGAGACAATGGATCCTCTACACCTATTGGCAATGGAAAGAATTCCGAAACTTTGCCAGTAAAGCTTGAGCATCCCCAAAAATCTCCGGAAACTTTCGAGTTGAGATCAACTTCTTTTAATCACGACAGTCCACTTGCAGCTGATCGTGGAGAAGTGCATTATGAAGGGGGGGATGAGCAGGAGGATTCTTTGCAGATGAAGAGGGAcaatattgattttgatttaGTGTCTTACGTTGTAAAATCCAATGAAGAAATGATTGGTGTGGACTTTGATGATACATGTGATAAGATGCAGAACAACGATATCGAGGAAGACTTCGAGGCAATTGGTAGAGGACATGTTAGTGATCCTGGCACGGGGAAAGCAGAATTTTTGGCTTCTCCGAAACTTAAGCGATCCTGCTCCGATTTGGTTATGAGTAAAACATACCAAGAGCTTGCAGAGCACCTAAATCTTGCAAAATCTAAATCATACGAGGATATGCAGAGATTGACTGAAAGGTTCGGAGAGGGTATTTTTGAAGGGGATACAACAAGCCCAGTTACCGTTATGACACAGAGAAGCGCTGACAAAGTAATATTGAAGAAGCATTCTTCAAGTCAAATACTGCCCTCTAGAAGCAGGAGATTGTGGTGGAAATTGTTCCTGTGGAGCCACAGGAACTTGCATAGATCAAGCAGTGCAAAGCCACAGCCAAGTTATATCAAGGATGTTACTAATCTTCAAGGCGGCTACTCTTCAGATACCATAGAACCGAAACGAGGAATGCAGTCGAGCAAGTTTGGACTTCCATGTTCACCGAGTAATGAAGTGATCGATAAAGGAGAACGTGAGGTAAATGATCAGACATGGGACGGACTTTATGGAGTGTCTGGTATGTGGCCTCAAAATCAGTGGGTTGCTTTCCCTACGGAATCATCCTCTCCTTTGGCTAGAGTCGATGAGTGGGTGAAAGAAATTTCGGTACTGCTTCCATATCAGATTGAAAATGACAATTACAATGGAGATGATGTTGAATTTCCTCCCTCTCCTGATAATGGACGTCCACCTATAAGCATACCTGAAGATATAAAACATGCTAAAATTGTTATACAGTCTTTAAATGCCTCATCAACTGTGGCTCATATGACAGGCATTGTGCTTAAAATTATACCACCGATTTCACATTTTTCTGCTCTTCGATCCTTGAATTTGTCTGGGAATTTGATAG CCCATATAACTCCCGGATCTCTTCCAAAGGGTCTGCACGTGTTGAATCTGTCCAGGAATAAGATAAATACTATTGAAGGTTTGAGAGAATTGACTCGGCTGCGAGTGATTGATCTCAGCTACAATCGGATTTCTCGAATCGGTCAAG GATTATCGAACTGTACGCTTGTTAAAGAGCTCTATCTTGCCGGAAACAAGATTAGTTATGTTGAGGGGCTGCACAGGCTTTTGAAACTGACTGTGTTGGACTTGAGCTTTAACAAGATAACCACAACAAAAGCACTCGGTCAGCTTGTTGCGAACTACAGTTCGCTGATAGCTCTAAATCTACTGGGAAATTTAGTTCATAGCAATATCGGGGATGAACAATTGCGAAAAACTGTGCGCAGTATCCTCCCAAAGCTAGCTTTCCTAAACAAACAGCCCATAAACCCACAGAAGGCTCGAGAAATCGGGGCAGATGCCATTGCTAAAGTAGTTGGAGACAGCAGGCGTAACAAAAGAAGAAAAGCAACAAGGAGGGCAAGTCAAGGAACCTCACCAGGTACTGGTTCTCGTAGAAGAAGCAGTGCCACTGCTGCACAGACAAGCAGGTTGAGATCGGGGATTCGTCTTTGA